In the genome of Streptomyces sp. NBC_00190, one region contains:
- the hemE gene encoding uroporphyrinogen decarboxylase: MSANERPKGQPSQTYDSAFLKACRREPVPHTPVWFMRQAGRSLPEYRKVREGTQMLESCMRPDLVTEITLQPVRRHKVDAAIFFSDIVVPLKAIGVDLDIKPGIGPVVAQPIRRREDLAQLRDLTPEDVSYVTEAIGMLTGELGSTPLIGFAGAPFTLASYLVEGGPSKNHEHTKALMYGDPELWADLLDRLAEITSAFLKVQIEAGASAVQLFDSWVGALAPADYRRSVMPASAKVLESVASYGVPRIHFGVGTGELLGLMGEAGADVMGVDYRVPLDEAVRRVGPGKALQGNLDPAVLFSTPEAVEAKTDEVLAAAAGLEGHVFNLGHGVLPTTDPDALTRLVDYVHTKTAR; this comes from the coding sequence GTGAGTGCCAACGAACGCCCCAAGGGCCAGCCGAGTCAGACGTACGATTCCGCCTTCCTGAAGGCGTGCCGGCGGGAGCCGGTGCCGCACACCCCGGTGTGGTTCATGCGGCAGGCCGGGCGCTCGCTCCCCGAGTACCGCAAGGTGCGCGAGGGGACCCAGATGCTGGAGTCGTGCATGCGGCCCGACCTGGTCACCGAGATCACGCTGCAGCCGGTGCGCCGCCACAAGGTGGACGCGGCGATCTTCTTCTCCGACATCGTGGTCCCGCTGAAGGCCATCGGCGTCGATCTGGACATCAAGCCGGGCATCGGCCCGGTCGTGGCCCAGCCGATCCGCCGCCGCGAGGACCTCGCACAGCTGCGCGACCTCACCCCTGAAGACGTCTCGTACGTCACCGAGGCGATCGGCATGCTCACCGGTGAACTGGGCTCCACGCCGTTGATCGGTTTCGCGGGTGCGCCTTTCACCCTTGCGAGCTACCTGGTCGAGGGCGGTCCCTCGAAGAACCACGAGCACACCAAGGCCCTGATGTACGGGGACCCGGAGCTGTGGGCGGACCTGCTGGACCGCCTCGCGGAGATCACCTCCGCCTTCCTGAAGGTCCAGATCGAGGCCGGCGCCTCCGCGGTGCAGCTCTTCGACTCCTGGGTCGGCGCGCTGGCCCCGGCGGACTACCGCCGCTCGGTGATGCCGGCGTCGGCGAAGGTCCTGGAGTCCGTCGCCTCCTACGGGGTCCCGCGCATCCACTTCGGCGTGGGCACGGGCGAGCTGCTCGGCCTCATGGGCGAGGCCGGCGCGGACGTCATGGGCGTCGACTACCGGGTCCCGCTCGACGAGGCCGTCCGCCGGGTCGGCCCGGGCAAGGCGCTCCAGGGGAACCTGGACCCGGCCGTGCTCTTCTCCACCCCGGAGGCCGTCGAGGCCAAGACGGACGAGGTCCTCGCCGCCGCGGCCGGCCTGGAGGGCCACGTCTTCAACCTGGGCCACGGCGTCCTCCCGACGACGGACCCGGACGCCCTGACCCGCCTGGTGGACTACGTCCACACCAAGACGGCCCGCTGA
- a CDS encoding NADAR family protein has protein sequence MTWRRPTFRISDGQTIAGAWCLVWRRHELLDEHYPEHLFVYADGRITLGQYAATDLAGLAEQLASGKTALDRPDAREWPAEPSKWESRSPEPRTDESFLLEVADEIARLAGRPSAGDRLWEAIRCYQRETTEANRSLLRAAYLAVPAHLRVYVLGDMDRQDRPLRILVTDLGQSVDGDGPVVTEAMHRDARAYFTDRDRDVALAEEQQAVRYADDPAGAPQPPVVLYETTYPRGWPDELGDFALRNDYDAPFTYEGETYPTVAHGYWARSAAGRDGHDRVRAAVTAREAQETGGRAARREDWSGARLAVMAGLLRAKFDQHPRLAQVLLATGEAPIVYTGISEAPFWRDEGPRGGRNWTGRLLELVRSELRAERYTPAARTAETALRAATRTGSQTGENGGA, from the coding sequence ATGACATGGCGCAGGCCGACGTTTCGCATATCCGACGGACAGACCATCGCCGGGGCCTGGTGCCTCGTCTGGCGCAGGCACGAGTTGCTGGACGAGCACTACCCCGAGCACCTCTTCGTCTACGCGGACGGAAGGATCACCCTCGGGCAGTACGCGGCGACGGACCTGGCCGGGCTGGCGGAGCAGTTGGCCTCGGGGAAGACCGCACTGGACCGGCCGGACGCGCGCGAGTGGCCCGCCGAGCCGTCGAAGTGGGAGTCCCGCTCGCCCGAGCCGCGGACGGACGAGAGCTTCCTCCTGGAGGTCGCCGACGAGATCGCCCGGCTCGCGGGCCGTCCGTCGGCCGGCGACCGGCTCTGGGAGGCCATCCGGTGCTACCAGCGGGAGACGACGGAGGCCAACCGGTCCCTGCTCCGGGCGGCGTACCTCGCCGTCCCCGCTCACCTGCGGGTCTACGTCCTGGGCGACATGGACCGCCAGGACCGGCCGCTGCGGATCCTGGTGACCGACCTCGGCCAGTCCGTGGACGGGGACGGTCCGGTGGTGACGGAGGCGATGCACCGCGACGCGCGCGCCTACTTCACGGACCGGGACCGGGACGTCGCGCTGGCCGAGGAGCAGCAGGCCGTCCGGTACGCGGACGACCCGGCCGGCGCCCCGCAGCCCCCGGTCGTCCTCTACGAGACCACCTACCCGAGGGGCTGGCCGGACGAGCTCGGCGACTTCGCGCTGCGCAACGACTACGACGCCCCCTTCACGTACGAGGGGGAGACCTACCCCACCGTGGCCCACGGGTACTGGGCCCGCTCCGCCGCCGGCCGGGACGGCCACGACCGCGTCCGCGCCGCCGTCACCGCGCGCGAGGCGCAGGAGACGGGCGGACGGGCGGCGCGGCGCGAGGACTGGTCCGGCGCACGGCTCGCCGTCATGGCCGGGCTGCTGCGGGCCAAGTTCGACCAGCACCCCCGCCTCGCCCAGGTCCTGCTGGCCACGGGGGAGGCGCCGATCGTCTACACCGGGATCTCCGAGGCACCGTTCTGGCGTGACGAGGGCCCCCGCGGCGGACGGAACTGGACGGGCCGCCTCTTGGAACTGGTCCGCTCCGAACTCCGGGCGGAGCGCTACACGCCCGCGGCGCGGACCGCGGAGACGGCCTTGCGGGCCGCCACCAGGACGGGGTCCCAGACCGGGGAGAACGGCGGGGCGTAG
- a CDS encoding FAD-dependent oxidoreductase, producing MATERLVVVGGDAAGMSAASQARRLKGPAELEIVAFERGHFTSYSACGIPYWIGGLVGERDDLIARTPEEHRARDIDVRTRTEVVELDLAGGRVRARDLDGGSESWTGYDKLVLATGARPVRPRIPGIGAHGVHGIQTLDDGRRLMDTLQRTEGRRAVVVGAGYIGVEMAEALVGRGYEVTVLHRGEQPMATLDPDMGGLVHSAMNGMGIRTVSRAEVTKVLTDEEGRVRAVATATGDEYPADVVVLGIGVEPRTALARAAGLPLGPSGGILTDLSMRVRGHENIWSGGDCVEVLDLVAGRTRHIPLGTHANKHGQVIGSGVGGGYATFPGVVGTAVSKVCDLEIARTGLREKDALEAGLRFVTATITSTNTAGYYPGAVEMTVKMLAERRTGRLLGVQIVGGAGSAKRVDIAAVALTAGMTVDRMVTLDLGYAPPFSPVWDPVLVAARKAVSAVRAAGV from the coding sequence ATGGCGACGGAACGACTCGTGGTGGTCGGAGGTGACGCGGCGGGCATGTCCGCCGCGTCACAGGCCAGGCGGCTCAAGGGCCCGGCGGAGCTGGAGATCGTCGCCTTCGAGCGCGGGCACTTCACCTCGTACTCGGCGTGCGGGATCCCGTACTGGATCGGCGGCCTGGTCGGCGAGCGGGACGACCTGATCGCCCGTACCCCCGAGGAACACCGGGCGCGCGACATCGACGTGCGCACCCGGACCGAGGTGGTGGAGCTGGACCTCGCGGGCGGCCGGGTCCGCGCCCGCGATCTGGACGGCGGATCCGAATCCTGGACGGGCTACGACAAACTCGTCCTCGCGACGGGCGCCCGCCCGGTCCGTCCCCGGATCCCGGGCATCGGCGCGCACGGGGTCCACGGCATCCAGACCCTGGACGACGGCCGACGGCTGATGGACACGCTGCAGCGCACGGAGGGCCGCCGGGCGGTCGTCGTCGGCGCGGGCTACATCGGCGTGGAGATGGCGGAGGCCCTGGTCGGGCGGGGGTACGAGGTCACCGTCCTGCACCGCGGCGAGCAGCCGATGGCCACGCTGGACCCGGACATGGGCGGCCTGGTGCACAGCGCGATGAACGGCATGGGCATCCGTACGGTCTCCCGCGCCGAGGTCACGAAGGTCCTCACCGACGAGGAGGGCCGGGTCCGCGCGGTGGCCACGGCGACGGGGGACGAGTACCCGGCGGACGTGGTCGTGCTCGGCATCGGCGTGGAGCCGCGCACGGCCCTCGCGCGCGCCGCCGGCCTCCCGCTCGGCCCGTCGGGCGGCATCCTCACCGACCTCTCCATGCGGGTCCGCGGCCACGAGAACATCTGGTCGGGCGGTGACTGCGTGGAGGTCCTGGACCTGGTCGCGGGCCGCACCCGGCACATCCCGCTGGGCACGCACGCCAACAAGCACGGCCAGGTCATCGGCTCGGGCGTGGGCGGCGGGTACGCGACCTTCCCCGGGGTGGTCGGCACGGCGGTCAGCAAGGTCTGCGACCTGGAGATCGCCCGTACGGGGCTGCGCGAGAAGGACGCGCTGGAGGCGGGCCTGCGCTTCGTGACGGCCACGATCACCTCCACCAACACCGCGGGCTACTACCCGGGTGCGGTCGAGATGACGGTGAAGATGCTGGCGGAACGGCGCACGGGCCGCCTCCTCGGCGTCCAGATCGTCGGCGGCGCGGGCTCGGCGAAGCGGGTGGACATCGCGGCGGTCGCCCTCACGGCGGGCATGACGGTGGACCGGATGGTCACCCTGGACCTGGGCTACGCCCCGCCGTTCTCCCCGGTCTGGGACCCCGTCCTGGTGGCGGCCCGCAAGGCCGTCTCCGCGGTCCGCGCCGCGGGCGTGTAG
- a CDS encoding DUF4349 domain-containing protein, whose amino-acid sequence MRTPHRQRSATALAALSLAGALALTGCGADGSRDGAGDKAAVAPAQGGKAQEGAQGAAAAPPASAPEAAGKNGQQQPAVRPNVIRTATLGIETADAQKTLAAARSAADGAGGYVGNESTRRGADGRMTSTLTLRVPGERYDAVLSAMEGSGKLLHRKVDAQDVTEKVADIGSRVASQQASVARVREMMGRASALSEVVMLESELSRRQSDLESLLAQQTALKDQTSMGTITLEVSEPAPPQAEKAKKEDPGLGDALSGGWKVFSTLVRYLVLAAAAVLPFALAAGLLALGFRVYRKLRPAKPKTTAGPAPARVPRQSVPAAPSAADRNGAEGED is encoded by the coding sequence ATGCGCACTCCGCACAGACAGCGCTCCGCGACGGCCCTGGCCGCCCTGTCCCTGGCCGGAGCCCTCGCGCTCACGGGCTGCGGCGCCGACGGGAGCCGGGACGGCGCCGGCGACAAGGCGGCGGTCGCTCCCGCCCAGGGCGGCAAGGCCCAGGAGGGCGCGCAGGGAGCGGCGGCGGCTCCCCCCGCGTCGGCGCCCGAAGCGGCCGGCAAGAACGGGCAGCAGCAGCCCGCGGTCCGCCCCAACGTCATCCGTACGGCGACCCTCGGCATCGAGACGGCGGACGCCCAGAAGACCCTCGCGGCAGCCCGTTCGGCGGCCGACGGCGCGGGCGGCTACGTCGGCAACGAGTCGACCCGACGCGGCGCGGACGGCCGGATGACCTCCACGCTGACCCTCCGGGTGCCGGGCGAGCGCTACGACGCGGTGCTCAGCGCGATGGAAGGCAGCGGCAAGCTCCTGCACCGCAAGGTCGACGCGCAGGACGTCACCGAGAAGGTCGCCGACATCGGCAGCCGCGTCGCGTCCCAGCAGGCCAGCGTGGCCCGGGTGCGGGAGATGATGGGCAGGGCCTCGGCGCTGAGCGAGGTGGTGATGCTGGAGAGCGAGCTCAGCCGGCGCCAGTCCGATCTGGAGTCGCTGCTCGCGCAGCAGACGGCCCTGAAGGACCAGACCTCGATGGGGACGATCACCCTGGAGGTCTCGGAGCCGGCCCCGCCGCAGGCGGAGAAGGCGAAGAAGGAGGATCCCGGCCTCGGCGACGCCCTCAGCGGCGGCTGGAAGGTGTTCTCCACGCTCGTGCGGTACCTGGTGCTCGCCGCGGCCGCCGTGCTGCCGTTCGCACTGGCGGCGGGCCTGCTGGCGCTCGGGTTCCGGGTGTACCGCAAGCTGCGCCCGGCGAAGCCGAAGACGACGGCGGGGCCCGCCCCGGCCCGGGTGCCCCGCCAGTCCGTCCCGGCGGCGCCGTCCGCGGCGGACCGGAACGGGGCCGAAGGGGAGGACTGA
- the hemG gene encoding protoporphyrinogen oxidase codes for MHEADMRTDRPGRTRHVVVIGGGIAGLAAAHRLLADGVRVTLLEAGPRLGGKLYAGELAGAPVDLGAESVLARRPEAVALARAVGLGDALQPPATATAHLWTRGALRPMPRGHVMGVPGDLAPLAASGVLSAEGLARAEAERTLPPAEIGEDVAVGEYVAARLGREVVDRLVEPLLGGVYAGNAYRISMRAAVPQLFEAARTHALLGDGVRELQHRAQAQPQSAGPVFAGIDGGIGRLPLAVAEACRSAGARIATGTPVSEVLRTAEGWRVVAGSEAIEADGVIVATPAGPAARLLDGLAPAAAAELRGVEYASMALVTMAFRRSDLPASVTGGDASGFLVPPVDGRTIKASTFSSNKWAWAGADPELFLLRTSVGRYADEADLKREDGELVEVSLVDLGEAVGLAARPVASTVTRWDGGLPQYPVGHLGRVARIRTAVAALPGLAVCGALYDGVGIPACIASAEKAADAVIVSLGAGSVPLAQTTDLHTGQ; via the coding sequence ATGCACGAAGCGGACATGCGTACGGATCGACCCGGCCGGACCCGGCACGTCGTGGTCATCGGCGGCGGCATCGCGGGTCTCGCGGCGGCCCACCGGCTGCTCGCCGACGGCGTGCGGGTCACGCTGCTGGAAGCCGGACCGCGGCTCGGCGGCAAGCTGTACGCCGGTGAGCTCGCCGGCGCCCCCGTCGACCTCGGCGCCGAATCCGTGCTCGCCCGCCGCCCCGAAGCCGTGGCCCTCGCCCGGGCCGTGGGACTGGGCGACGCCCTGCAGCCGCCCGCCACCGCCACCGCCCACCTGTGGACCCGCGGCGCGCTGCGGCCCATGCCGCGCGGGCACGTCATGGGCGTCCCGGGCGACCTGGCGCCGCTCGCCGCGTCCGGGGTGCTCTCCGCGGAGGGCCTGGCCCGGGCCGAGGCCGAACGCACGCTGCCGCCCGCCGAGATCGGCGAGGACGTCGCCGTCGGCGAGTACGTCGCCGCCCGCCTGGGCCGCGAGGTCGTCGACCGGCTGGTGGAACCCCTGCTCGGCGGGGTCTACGCGGGCAACGCCTACCGCATCTCCATGCGGGCGGCGGTGCCCCAGCTCTTCGAGGCCGCCCGGACGCACGCGCTGCTGGGCGACGGCGTACGGGAACTGCAGCACCGGGCGCAGGCACAGCCCCAGTCGGCCGGTCCGGTCTTCGCCGGCATCGACGGCGGTATCGGACGGCTCCCGCTCGCCGTGGCCGAGGCCTGCCGGTCCGCCGGAGCCCGGATCGCCACCGGTACCCCCGTGAGCGAGGTCCTCCGTACGGCTGAAGGCTGGCGGGTCGTCGCGGGCTCCGAGGCCATCGAGGCCGACGGCGTGATCGTGGCCACCCCCGCCGGCCCCGCCGCCCGGCTGCTGGACGGGCTCGCACCGGCCGCCGCGGCCGAGCTGCGCGGGGTCGAGTACGCCTCCATGGCCCTGGTCACCATGGCTTTCCGGCGCTCCGACCTGCCGGCCTCCGTCACCGGGGGCGACGCGAGCGGGTTCCTCGTACCGCCCGTCGACGGCCGGACCATCAAGGCCTCCACCTTCTCCAGCAACAAGTGGGCCTGGGCCGGGGCCGATCCCGAGCTCTTCCTGCTGCGCACCTCCGTGGGCCGGTACGCCGACGAGGCGGATCTGAAGCGGGAGGACGGGGAGCTGGTCGAGGTCTCGCTCGTCGACCTGGGCGAAGCCGTGGGCCTCGCGGCCCGGCCGGTGGCCTCCACGGTCACCCGCTGGGACGGCGGGCTGCCCCAGTACCCGGTCGGCCACCTCGGCCGGGTGGCCAGGATCCGCACCGCCGTCGCGGCCCTGCCCGGCCTCGCGGTGTGCGGCGCGCTCTACGACGGGGTGGGCATCCCGGCGTGCATCGCCAGCGCGGAGAAAGCCGCGGATGCGGTGATCGTCTCACTGGGGGCGGGTTCGGTACCCCTGGCACAGACCACTGATCTGCACACGGGACAATAG
- the hemQ gene encoding hydrogen peroxide-dependent heme synthase has translation MTAPEKIPNAGKKAKDLNEVIRYTLWSVFKLKDVLPEDRSGFADEVQELFDQLAAKDITVRGTYDVSGLRADADIMIWWHAETADELQTAYNLFRRTKLGRALEPVWSNMALHRPAEFNKSHIPAFLADEVARDYVSVYPFVRSYDWYLLPDEDRRRMLADHGKMARGYPDVRANTVASFSLGDYEWLLAFEADELYRIVDLMRHLRASEARMHVREEVPFYTGRRKSVADLVAGLA, from the coding sequence ATGACTGCTCCAGAGAAGATTCCCAACGCGGGGAAGAAGGCGAAGGACCTCAACGAGGTCATCCGCTACACCCTGTGGTCCGTCTTCAAGCTGAAGGACGTACTCCCGGAGGACCGCTCCGGTTTCGCCGACGAGGTCCAGGAGCTGTTCGACCAGCTGGCCGCCAAGGACATCACCGTCCGCGGCACCTATGACGTCTCCGGCCTGCGCGCCGACGCGGACATCATGATCTGGTGGCACGCGGAGACCGCGGACGAGCTGCAGACCGCGTACAACCTGTTCCGCCGCACCAAGCTGGGCCGCGCGCTGGAGCCGGTCTGGTCGAACATGGCCCTGCACCGCCCGGCCGAGTTCAACAAGTCGCACATCCCGGCCTTCCTGGCCGACGAGGTCGCCCGCGACTACGTCAGCGTGTACCCCTTCGTGCGCAGCTACGACTGGTACCTGCTGCCCGACGAGGACCGTCGCCGCATGCTCGCCGACCACGGCAAGATGGCCCGGGGCTACCCGGACGTGCGCGCCAACACCGTCGCCTCGTTCTCCCTGGGCGACTACGAGTGGCTGCTGGCCTTCGAGGCCGACGAGCTCTACCGCATCGTCGACCTCATGCGTCACCTGCGTGCCTCCGAGGCCCGCATGCACGTCCGTGAAGAGGTGCCCTTCTACACCGGACGCCGCAAGTCCGTCGCCGATCTGGTGGCCGGGCTCGCCTGA
- a CDS encoding alpha/beta hydrolase produces MWTALVRHGAAAAVLSLTVCGATPAAAEPRPAAESAGAGLAARRAAASGLRFGACPAAEGLSAPVRCATLRVPLDYARPDGPQISLTVSRVPASGARGAARQGALVHNPGGPGASGMYFPLVAGLPGWERIAAAYDLVGYAPRGVARSAPLSCQDPAARTGGPTQVPARPSPAYKERRAAEARAYGRGCARRAGAALPYYTTPDNARDLHVLRAALGEEKLTFMGASYGTYLGAVYATLYPGHVRRMVFDSAVDPDPRRVWYRNNLDQAPGFERRWYDFRAWAARHHATYGLGSTPEAVRASYERVRDAVARTPAGGRVGTGELQAAYLKAAYYDDVWPDRAAALASFLRGDPAELVRQAAPDPAAAAEAENATAVYTAVLCNDAPWPADWETWDRDNTGLARTAPFETWANAFLNLPCADWPVRARRRPVDVGARPARLPRTLIVAAERDGATPYPGALELQRRLGAEAALVTEKGSGTHGVVGGRNDCVDRHVERYLLTGDIAGRRVTCPPHPEPAPVSLDDRAASAHRAPLPPVV; encoded by the coding sequence ATGTGGACGGCACTGGTACGCCACGGAGCCGCAGCGGCGGTCCTCTCCCTCACCGTGTGCGGCGCCACCCCCGCCGCCGCCGAGCCCCGCCCCGCCGCCGAGTCGGCCGGCGCCGGCCTCGCCGCCCGACGCGCCGCCGCCTCCGGCCTCCGCTTCGGGGCCTGCCCCGCGGCCGAGGGGCTGTCCGCGCCCGTGCGCTGCGCGACCCTGCGCGTACCGCTCGACTACGCCCGCCCCGACGGCCCGCAGATCTCCCTGACCGTCAGCCGGGTCCCGGCGAGCGGTGCCCGCGGCGCCGCCCGCCAGGGCGCGCTCGTCCACAACCCCGGCGGACCCGGCGCCTCCGGCATGTACTTCCCGCTCGTCGCCGGACTCCCCGGGTGGGAGCGGATCGCCGCCGCCTACGACCTCGTCGGCTACGCCCCGCGCGGCGTCGCCCGCTCCGCCCCGCTGTCCTGCCAGGACCCCGCCGCTCGCACCGGGGGCCCCACCCAGGTCCCGGCCCGTCCCTCCCCCGCGTACAAGGAGCGGCGCGCCGCCGAAGCCCGGGCGTACGGGCGCGGCTGCGCGCGGCGGGCCGGCGCCGCCCTGCCGTACTACACGACGCCGGACAACGCCCGCGATCTGCACGTACTGCGCGCCGCGCTCGGCGAGGAGAAGCTGACCTTCATGGGCGCCTCGTACGGGACCTACCTCGGCGCGGTGTACGCCACCCTGTACCCGGGCCACGTCCGCCGCATGGTCTTCGACTCGGCGGTCGATCCCGACCCGCGCCGCGTCTGGTACCGCAACAACCTCGACCAGGCACCCGGATTCGAGCGCCGCTGGTACGACTTCCGGGCCTGGGCGGCCCGCCACCACGCCACGTACGGCCTCGGCTCCACCCCGGAGGCCGTGCGGGCGAGCTACGAGCGCGTCCGGGACGCGGTGGCCCGCACCCCCGCCGGCGGCCGCGTCGGCACCGGCGAGCTCCAGGCCGCCTACCTCAAGGCCGCCTACTACGACGACGTGTGGCCGGACCGCGCGGCGGCCCTGGCGTCGTTCCTGCGCGGCGATCCGGCGGAGCTCGTACGGCAGGCGGCTCCCGACCCGGCGGCCGCGGCCGAGGCCGAGAACGCGACGGCCGTCTACACGGCGGTGCTGTGCAACGACGCCCCTTGGCCCGCGGACTGGGAGACCTGGGACCGCGACAACACCGGACTGGCCCGTACGGCTCCCTTCGAGACCTGGGCCAACGCCTTCCTGAACCTGCCGTGCGCCGACTGGCCGGTGCGCGCGCGGCGGCGGCCGGTGGACGTCGGGGCGCGGCCGGCCCGGCTGCCGCGCACGCTGATCGTCGCGGCGGAGCGGGACGGGGCGACCCCGTACCCAGGCGCGCTGGAGCTCCAGCGGCGGCTCGGCGCCGAGGCCGCGCTGGTCACGGAGAAAGGATCCGGCACCCACGGAGTGGTCGGCGGACGCAATGACTGCGTGGACCGTCACGTGGAGCGGTATCTGCTGACAGGTGACATCGCGGGACGGCGTGTCACGTGTCCGCCGCATCCGGAGCCCGCACCGGTGTCGCTGGACGACCGGGCAGCGAGCGCCCACAGGGCACCGCTGCCGCCAGTCGTCTGA
- a CDS encoding TIGR04222 domain-containing membrane protein — MNLLALALWIAVAASSGLLFLGLRRARPRPAGPAPVLHDLSEAAFMTGGPGNVVDTALVSMLGDGRLIMGGPGIVHVSPGARAGDPAERAVLQAHRGAPSGWLYQLRYAAMLDPAVQETGDALAARGLLSPPGWGRTWRRWGLTQAVVCGFLVPVSLPLTFVGFAVDPGTQVPFIVKVLPVLLLGIVAGGICAARARARITPAGQRALRDIRARYVNDRTPQAQTALSGLRGLRDPYLRGQLVPAARGTRLAAAQSRSRPHHSDPGSSHTSSADVLPVVWCAASDGGGSGGGGSSCGSGSGCGSSGSSCGGSGSSCSGSSSSSCSGSSSSCGGGSSSSCSSSSGSSCSSSS; from the coding sequence GTGAACCTCCTCGCCCTCGCCCTCTGGATCGCCGTCGCCGCCTCCAGCGGCCTGCTCTTCCTCGGCCTGCGCCGGGCCCGGCCGCGTCCGGCCGGACCGGCGCCGGTCCTCCACGACCTGTCCGAGGCCGCGTTCATGACGGGCGGCCCCGGCAACGTCGTGGACACCGCCCTCGTCTCGATGCTCGGGGACGGCCGGCTGATCATGGGCGGCCCCGGGATCGTCCACGTGAGCCCCGGGGCGCGGGCGGGCGACCCCGCCGAGCGCGCGGTCCTGCAGGCTCACCGCGGCGCGCCCTCGGGATGGCTCTACCAGCTGCGCTACGCCGCCATGCTCGACCCGGCCGTCCAGGAGACCGGGGACGCGCTGGCCGCCCGCGGGCTGCTCTCGCCGCCCGGATGGGGGCGGACATGGCGGCGCTGGGGCCTGACCCAGGCCGTGGTGTGCGGATTCCTCGTGCCGGTGTCGCTGCCGCTCACCTTCGTCGGGTTCGCCGTCGACCCCGGCACGCAGGTGCCGTTCATCGTCAAGGTGCTGCCCGTCCTGCTGCTCGGAATCGTGGCGGGCGGGATCTGCGCGGCGCGGGCCAGAGCGCGGATCACCCCGGCCGGGCAGCGGGCGCTGCGCGACATCCGCGCGCGCTACGTGAACGACCGGACCCCGCAGGCGCAGACCGCGTTGTCCGGCCTGCGGGGCCTGCGGGACCCGTACCTGCGCGGGCAGCTGGTGCCCGCCGCGCGCGGCACCCGGCTGGCCGCGGCCCAGTCGCGATCCCGTCCGCACCACTCGGACCCGGGCTCCTCGCACACGTCCTCCGCCGACGTCCTGCCGGTGGTCTGGTGCGCCGCGAGCGACGGCGGCGGGAGCGGAGGGGGCGGTTCGAGCTGTGGCTCGGGATCGGGCTGCGGGTCGTCCGGCAGCAGCTGCGGGGGAAGCGGCTCCAGCTGCTCCGGAAGCAGCAGCTCCAGTTGCTCGGGCAGCAGTTCCAGCTGTGGCGGCGGCAGCAGTTCGAGTTGCAGCAGTTCGTCCGGCTCCAGCTGTTCCAGCAGCTCCTGA